The Styela clava chromosome 2, kaStyClav1.hap1.2, whole genome shotgun sequence genome contains a region encoding:
- the LOC120335987 gene encoding uncharacterized protein LOC120335987 isoform X1 — MSPSDKEEMRNKLVEEMKNSGIVPVVENKAAMDAVKHIEVPTETLKNILQRKVVKDITQRLVELDEIIGKKVLKHAKSSEKKCSISELKCSHDCNKLTKKCICYEGMTLVNGKQCVLKKNITDGTDVSKFPQEISLSLMLRKENKEYLSVIKNDTQSLKSDDEKNVEETLASFEKKGLPLDDLITALAHKKKLEVTKVYEADSDNGETEDQTYNEEYEVLKRAKEYQEADSLQKLSMKRKSFEKLLDAMKETDEDETTLDDNEDKNTLLVLKYIAETKVDKKVEELTQALKNNSDVSSSLELLDYLGKIKKLKKDSEEEIDLIIKLEEKVKDDKEDHPIEEVNNLDEKSETKNLEKYSKDIIAEIAEVEGQNPKEKEQKLKEIKENLERDIEEKMKEQEAAVAEKKEKLEKCKKENPAGKGNGKSPHERCGDESDTNKQVEEAMKNVYEKLKKAKTEGDLKTAAFKHAELTAVAKFVGKVDKFLESEKDTEKDKIIMSPSDKEEMRNKLVEEMKNSGIVPVVENKAAMDAVKHIEVPTETLRNILQRKVVKDITQRLVELDEIIGKKVLKHAKSSEKKCSISELKCSHDCNKLTKKCICYEGMTLVNGRQCVLKKNITDGTDVSKFPQEISLSLMLRKENKEYLSVIKNDTQALKSDDEKNMEETLASLEKKGLLLDDLITALAHKKKLEVTKVYEADSDNGETEDQTYNEEYEVLKRAKEYQEADSLQTLSMKRKSFEKLLDAMKETDKDETTLDDNDDKNTLLVLKYIAETKVDKKVEELTQALKNNSDVSSRLKLLDNLGKIKKLKKDSEEEIDLIIKLEEKVKDDKEDHPIEEVDNLDEKSETKNLEKYSKDIIAEIAEVEGQNPKEKEQKLKEIKEKLERDIEEKMKEQEAAVAEKKEKLEKCKKENPAGKGNGKSPHERCGDESDTNKQVEEAMKNVYEKLKKAKTEGDLKTAALKHAELTAVAKFVEKVDKILESEKDTEIDKIIMSPSDKEEIRNKLVEEMKNIDIVPVVENKAAMDAVKHIEVPTETLKNILQRKVVKDITQRLVELDEIIGKKVLKHAKSSEKKCSISDLKCSHDCNKLTKKCICYEGMTLVYGRQCVLKKNITDGTDVSKFPQEISLSLMLRKENKEYLSVMKENIPTNESEDEKNVEESIASLERKGLPLDDLITALVQKKKLEVTKVYEADSNDGETEDQTYNKEYEVLKRAKEYQEADSLQKLSIKRKTFENLIDTMKKTDEDADDKISENVGDILKHIADTKIDTKLIELSESLDKSIMTDSDISTSLKLLSKMGKMRDLVEDSSKEVEALFDIEKVIKVEKKNTELKEILEKDLKDLFDMENLNNEDELTNLDSCVLMEDSEKDLHRKDDDKVVCDPKKETSKDKTLKKAEEQLRNEFKNQFEKLTNGNKTDGIKSLLKSQLRLKAVSDILKRTDLILDMTKKATKPSTEVPSIPEHVEKGIVKRYILNEMKDNDEEVDSEEQEEIAKELPISMDTLSNMIRRRSVNSQEKTLAALREKMKDKIKKNAEAHKGNCKITELKCSSDCDKLRRICICNGGMILDADNRTCIPATEQEILSAKTKAPQDVLYAALLLTEESNKLTTLKQSIPKALSKIEKKAEEMLAIAAKNGANPDKVLYSLIKQKLKEAAEYFIDEEEGKPDETGSGMSPEHDGENEIVDDEVVKNGEEFYNAISLKKLIKNTKDLNELVEVVSESLEDEKDDKLAAKVLAHIARSKVENEAEKLRYEMKKKPNETKVTDLTMLTQIASMNHFTAQVKQVMKEKMNPSEEDIEIFADNLLKKKKREDKIMQELEEQNPVIEDETPSDKDKTDKLDEIERENNDEELSEIERKMDEIAQKNKEKKMKLAACVKSPEDRDCVDIDLARPEEDFEIDDIMTEVFKNMKEKMKEEEGAEKSENLIDQISKLLAVKDEVETLEEIINDQAQQKDDMEQPTKEEVEKIKMSLKKIAKSIADSLPEQPVQADEKIEDIVEGLENLPTSTLENIVKRHLSGNIQNQLKKLKKTLQDKFINNAKGKEQRCEYNADGKMKCACLEGYGQMEKNHMESCHLLKEIPSEITDSLRELPFAMSILTYSKLKKKSDDMKKIVPEDISEDEYEVERNMLMNAVSNEEAAKVLQFALSERLKKTADVLEAELEPQTEDNVGVEQSADEFLQILSLLNRIDEDSSIEKMVEVIQKEPDAKASLEQVITLKKIKISKAIENLNELDEIEGSGDSKPKGLHHVLSVLKLTKRVKDLKEETEILEETSPDTDTPISDDNEVEKSTDLPDDNEDKDEKSSSNEETKDECNHKASNDSCEGLSGMQLTMMRDWIKSYKVWIKIYNEKYYEAQHYSCECDSTSAHKYDEFDWVFKQRKSNKRALKPGEKTNECVGTKEQKQRLMKWMAEYEKWRNNAMETWNVRKPQEEPKKDKDENCSHWKKYADSLKETKKYSSKDKTNEGEKKCSANVSPELKMMKVVVKETMKRYIQYLDDNDDEAICQ; from the exons ATGAGCCCATCCGACAAAGAAGAAATGAGAAACAAACTagttgaagaaatgaaaaatagcGGCATCGTACCAGTTGTTGAAAACAAAGCTGCAATGG ATGCTGTGAAGCATATTGAGGTGCCGACCGAAACGTTGAAGAACATTTTACAACGCAAAGTCGTTAAAGATATTACACAAAGACTTGTTGAACTTGACGAAATTATCGGAAAGAAAGTTTTAAAACATGCGAAATCAAGTGAGA AAAAATGCTCAATATCGGAATTAAAGTGCAGTCACGATTGCAACAAACTGACCAAGAAATGTATTTGCTACGAGGGAATGACTCTTGTTAACGGAAAACAATGTGTATTGAAGAAAA ACATTACAGATGGAACGGATGTCTCTAAATTCCCTCAAGAGATATCTCTTTCTTTAATGCTACGGAAGGAAAATAAAGAATATCtttcagtaataaaaaatgatacTCAATCACTTAAATCTGATGATGAAAAGAATGTGGAAG AAACATTAGCAAGTTTTGAAAAGAAGGGATTACCCTTGGATGATCTAATTACTGCCCTCGCACATAAAAAGAAACTTGAAGTGACGAAAGTTTATGAAGCTGATTCTGACAATGGTGAAACCGAAGATCAAACATACAACGAAGAATACGAGGTATTGAAAAGAGCAAAGGAATATCAAGAAGCTGATTCTTTACAGAAATTATCAATGAAACGTAAATCATTTGAAAAACTTCTTGATGCAATGAAAGAAACGGATGAAG ATGAAACAACACTTGATGATAATGAAGATAAAAACACTCTGTTGGTGCTAAAATATATTGCGGAAACAAAAGTTGATAAGAAAGTTGAAGAATTGACTCAAGCACTGAAAAATA attCTGACGTCTCGTCGAGTCTAGAACTTCTGGATTATCtgggaaaaattaaaaagttgaaaaaagatTCTGAAGAAGAAATTGATTTGATAATTAAATTAGAGGAAAAAGTGAAAGATGATAAGG AAGATCATCCCATTGAAGAAGTTAATAATCTGGATGAAAAATCTGAAAccaaaaatcttgaaaaatattctaaaGACATAATTGCTGAAATTGCGGAAGTGGAAGGTCAAAATCCAAAAG aGAAAGAACAAAAACtcaaagaaataaaagaaaatttggAACGTGACATCGAGGAAAAGATGAAAGAACAAGAGGCTGCAGTTGCAGAAAAGAAGGAAAAgcttgaaaaatgtaaaaaagaaaACCCTGCTGGAAAAGGAAATGGAAAATCTCCTCACGAAAGATGTGGAGATGAAAGTG ATACAAACAAGCAGGTGGAAGAAGCAATGAAAAATGTTTATGAGAAGTTGAAAAAAGCAAAGACTGAAGGAG attTAAAGACTGCTGCTTTTAAACATGCCGAACTAACAGCTGTGGCTAAGTTTGTAGGAAAAGTTGATAAATTTCTGGAATCTGAAAAAGACACAGAAAAAG ACAAAATTATAATGAGCCCATCCGACAAAGAAGAAATGAGAAACAAACTagttgaagaaatgaaaaatagcGGCATCGTACCAGTCGTTGAAAACAAAGCTGCAATGG ATGCTGTGAAGCATATTGAGGTGCCGACCGAAACGTTGAGGAACATTTTACAACGTAAAGTCGTTAAAGATATTACACAAAGACTTGTTGAACTTGACGAAATTATCGGAAAGAAAGTTTTGAAACATGCGAAATCAAGTGAGA AAAAATGCTCAATATCGGAATTAAAGTGCAGTCACGATTGCAACAAACTGACCAAGAAATGTATTTGCTACGAGGGAATGACTCTTGTTAACGGAAGACAATGTGTATTGAAGAAAA aCATTACAGATGGAACGGATGTCTCAAAATTCCCTCAAGAGATATCTCTTTCTTTAATGCTACGGAAGGAAAATAAAGAATATCtttcagtaataaaaaatgatacTCAAGCACTTAAATCTGATGATGAAAAGAATATGGAAG AAACATTAGCAAGTTTAGAAAAGAAGGGATTACTCTTGGATGATCTAATTACTGCCCTCGCACATAAAAAGAAACTTGAAGTGACGAAGGTTTATGAAGCTGATTCTGACAATGGTGAAACCGAAGATCAAACATACAACGAAGAATACGAGGTATTGAAAAGAGCAAAGGAATATCAAGAAGCTGATTCTTTACAGACATTATCAATGAAACGTAAATCATTTGAAAAACTTCTTGATGCAATGAAAGAAACGGATAAAG ATGAAACAACACTTGATGATAATGATGATAAAAACACTCTGTTGGTGCTAAAATATATTGCGGAAACAAAAGTTGATAAGAAAGTTGAAGAATTGACTCAAGCACTGAAAAATA attctGACGTCTCGTCGAGGCTAAAACTTCTGGATAATCtgggaaaaattaaaaagttgaaaaaagatTCTGAAGAAGAAATTGATTTGATAATTAAATTAGAGGAAAAAGTGAAAGATGATAAGG AAGATCATCCCATTGAAGAAGTTGATAATCTGGATGAAAAATCTGAAAccaaaaatcttgaaaaatattctaaaGACATAATTGCTGAAATTGCGGAAGTGGAAGGTCAAAATCCAAAAG aGAAAGAACAAAAACtcaaagaaataaaagaaaaattggaacGTGACATCGAGGAAAAGATGAAAGAACAAGAGGCTGCAGTTGCAGAAAAGAAGGAAAAgcttgaaaaatgtaaaaaagaaaACCCTGCTGGAAAAGGAAATGGAAAATCTCCTCACGAAAGATGTGGAGATGAAAGTG ATACAAACAAGCAGGTGGAAGAAGCAATGAAAAATGTTTATGAGAAGTTGAAAAAAGCAAAGACTGAAGGAG attTAAAGACTGCTGCTCTTAAACATGCCGAACTAACAGCTGTGGCTAAGTTTGTAGAAAAAGTTGATAAAATTTTGGAATCTGAAAAAGACACAGAAATAG ACAAAATTATAATGAGCCCATCCGACAAAGAAGAAATTAGAAACAAACTagttgaagaaatgaaaaatatcgaCATCGTACCAGTCGTTGAAAACAAAGCTGCAATGG ATGCTGTGAAGCATATTGAGGTGCCGACCGAAACATTGAAGAACATTTTACAACGCAAAGTCGTTAAAGATATTACACAAAGACTTGTTGAACTTGACGAAATTATCGGAAAGAAAGTTTTGAAACATGCGAAATCAAGTGAGA AAAAATGCTCAATATCGGACTTAAAGTGCAGTCACGATTGCAACAAACTGACCAAGAAATGTATTTGCTACGAGGGAATGACTCTTGTTTACGGAAGACAATGTGTATTGAAGAAAA ACATTACTGATGGAACGGATGTCTCAAAGTTTCCTCAAGAAATTTCTCTTTCTTTGATGTTACGAAAGGAAAATAAAGAATATCTTTCAGTAATGAAGGAAAATATTCCAACAAATGAATCTGAGGATGAGAAGAATGTAGAAG AATCAATAGCAAGTTTAGAAAGGAAGGGATTACCCTTGGATGATCTAATTACTGCCCTCGTACAAAAAAAGAAACTTGAAGTGACGAAGGTTTATGAAGCTGATTCTAACGATGGTGAAACCGAAGATCAAACCTACAACAAAGAATATGAAGTATTGAAAAGAGCAAAAGAATATCAAGAAGCTGATTCTCTACAGAAATTATCAATAAAACGtaaaacatttgaaaatctCATTGATACAATGAAAAAAACCGACGAAG ATGCTGATgataaaattagtgaaaatgTCGGAGACATATTGAAACATATTGCTGATAcaaaaattgatacaaaattGATAGAACTTTCTGAATCACTCGATAAAAGTATAATGACTGATTCTGACATCTCTACTAGTCTTAAGCTTTTGTCCAAGATGGGAAAGATGAGGGATTTGGTTGAAGATTCCTCTAAAGAAGTTGAGGCATTGtttgatattgaaaaagttatcaAAGTTGAGA AAAAAAATACAGAACTAAAAGAAATACTGGAGAAAGATCTAAAGGACTTATTCGATATGGAGAATCTTAATAATGAAGATGAACTTACTAATTTGGATTCTTGTGTTTTGATGGAAGATAGTGAAAAAGACTTACATAGAAAAGATGATGATAAAGTTGTCTGTGATCCAAAGAAGG AAACCAGTAAAGACAAGACCTTGAAGAAAGCTGAAGAACAACTAAGGAATGAAttcaaaaatcaatttgaaaaattaacaaatggCAATAAAACTGATG GAATAAAATCACTGTTGAAAAGTCAATTGCGTCTCAAAGCCGTGTCTGATATTTTGAAGCGTACAGATTTAATTTTGGATATGACAAAAAAAGCTACAAAACCTAGCACTGAAGTACCCAGTATTCCAG AACATGTAGAAAAAGGTATTGTGAAAAGATATATATTGAATGAAATGAAAGACAATGATGAAGAAGTGGATTCGGAAGAGCAAGAAG AAATAGCAAAGGAATTACCAATATCAATGGATACATTGTCCAACATGATTCGCCGAAGATCTGTCAACTCACAGGAGAAAACCCTTGCTGCTCTAagagaaaaaatgaaagataaaatcaagaaaaatgCAGAAGCACATAAAG GTAATTGTAAGATTACCGAATTAAAATGCTCCTCTGATTGTGATAAACTGAGAAGAATATGCATTTGCAATGGTGGAATGATTCTTGATGCAGACAATCGCACATGTATACCAGCAACCGAGCAGG AAATTTTATCCGCCAAAACTAAAGCTCCACAAGATGTACTTTATGCAGCTCTCTTACTCACTGAAGAAAGTAACAAATTAACGACACTGAAACAATCAATTCCCAAAGCTTTgagcaaaatagaaaaaaaagcaGAAG AAATGTTGGCTATTGCTGCTAAAAATGGTGCAAACCCTGACAAGGTCTTATACTCACTAATCAAACAAAAACTGAAGGAAGCTGCcgaatattttattgatgaaGAAGAAGGAAAGCCGGATGAAACTGGGAGTGGCATGTCACCAGAACATGATGGAGAAAATGAAATAGTCGACGATGAAGTAGTCAAGAATGGAGAAGAATTTTATAATGCAATTTCATTGaagaaactaataaaaaatacaaaagacCTCAACGAACTTGTGGAAGTTGTATCGGAATCTTTGGAAG ATGAGAAGGATGACAAACTAGCTGCAAAAGTACTTGCCCACATTGCCCGGTCCAAAGTGGAAAATGAAGCTGAAAAACTAagatatgaaatgaaaaaga AACCGAATGAAACAAAAGTTACTGATTTGACAATGTTGACACAAATTGCATCCATGAATCATTTCACTGCGCAAGTGAAGCAAGTGATGAAAGAAAAAATGAATCCATCTGAGGAAGATATTGAAA TCTTTGCTGATAACCTCCTCAAAAAGAAGAAACGAGAAGATAAAATTATGCAAGAGCTAGAAGAGCAGAATCCAGTCATAGAGGATGAGACACCATCTGACAAGGATAAGACAGATAAGCTTG ATGAAATTGAGCGGGAAAATAATGATGAAGAATTGTCTGAAATTGAAAGGAAAATGGATGAGATTGCACAGAAAAACAAAGAGAAGAAAATGAAGCTGGCCGCATGTGTGAAATCACCAGAAGATAGAGATTGTGTTGATATCGACT TAGCAAGACCTGAAGAAGATTTTGAAATTGACGACATCATGACTGAAGTCTTCAAAAACatgaaagaaaaaatgaaagaagaAGAAG GTGCAGAAAAGAGTGAGAACTTGATTGATCAAATAAGTAAATTGCTCGCTGTGAAAGATGAAGTAGAGACGCTTGAAGAAATCATAAATGATCAAGCTCAGCAGAAAGATG ATATGGAACAACCTACAAAAgaagaagtagaaaaaataaaaatgtcattgaaaaaaattgcgaaATCAATTGCTGATAGTTTACCTGAACAACCAGTCCAAGCTGACGAAAAAATTGAAG ATATTGTTGAGGGTTTGGAAAATCTTCCAACTTCAACTTTAGAAAATATTGTGAAACGTCACCTATCAGGCAATATTCAGAATCAgctgaaaaaattaaagaaaactTTGCAAGATAAATTTATCAACAATGCCAAAGGAAAAG AACAAAGATGCGAGTATAATGCTGATGGTAAAATGAAATGTGCATGTTTAGAAGGATATGGACAGATGGAAAAGAATCATATGGAGTCATGTCATCTTCTGAAAG AAATACCATCTGAAATAACCGATTCACTCAGAGAGTTGCCTTTTGCAATGAGTATACTAACTTATtccaaattgaagaaaaaatcgGATGATATGAAGAAAATTGTACCAGAAGATATATCAGAAGACGAATATGAAGTTGAAA GAAATATGCTAATGAATGCAGTCTCCAATGAAGAGGCGGCAAAAGTCCTCCAATTTGCATTGAGTGAAAGATTGAAGAAAACTGCAGATGTTTTAGAAGCTGAACTTG AACCACAAACTGAAGATAATGTTGGAGTTGAACAAAGTGCCGATGAATTTTTACAAATTCTTTCTCTTTTGAATCGCATTGATGAAGACAGTTCAATTGAAAAGATGGTAGAAGTGATTCAGAAAG AACCTGATGCTAAAGCCAGCTTGGAACAAGTGATAACattgaaaaagataaaaatcagcaAAGCAATAGAAAATCTGAATGAACTCGATG AAATTGAAGGAAGTGGTGATAGCAAACCCAAAGGTCTTCATCATGTGCTTTCGGTTCttaaactgacaaaacgagtcAAGGATTTGAAAGAAGAAACTGAAATCTTGGAAGAAACTTCTCCCGATACAG